In Flagellatimonas centrodinii, a single window of DNA contains:
- the serC gene encoding 3-phosphoserine/phosphohydroxythreonine transaminase, which yields MSRIFNFSAGPATLPEPVLAQVRDELLDFHGEGMGVMEMSHRDKPFMAVAAEAEADLRALMNIPENYKVLFLQGGATGQFSFIPQNLLAGKTRADYVLTGDWGKKAAKAAKAFCSVNIAATSEEQKFTRIPERAGWKLNPDAAYVHITPNETIHGVEFLETPDVGDVPLVGDFSSTILSRPVDVSKYGLIYAGAQKNIGPAGLTIVIVRDDLIGKTTPELPAIFNYAEQAANDSMLNTPPTFAWYMAGLVFKYLLANGGLERMAEINQRKAAKLYAYIDGEAFYSNPVDPACRSWMNLPFTLADAALDGAFLQGAKAAGLSGLKGHRAVGGMRASIYNAMPEAGVDALIDYMKQFAKTNG from the coding sequence ATGAGCCGAATCTTCAACTTCTCAGCTGGCCCTGCAACGCTTCCGGAGCCGGTGCTCGCGCAGGTTCGGGACGAACTGCTGGACTTTCATGGCGAGGGCATGGGGGTGATGGAGATGTCTCACCGGGACAAGCCGTTCATGGCGGTGGCGGCCGAGGCCGAGGCCGATCTGCGGGCGCTCATGAACATCCCCGAGAACTACAAGGTGCTGTTCCTGCAGGGGGGGGCGACAGGCCAGTTCTCGTTCATTCCGCAGAATCTGCTGGCCGGCAAGACCCGCGCCGACTATGTGCTGACCGGCGACTGGGGCAAGAAGGCGGCCAAGGCGGCCAAGGCCTTTTGCAGCGTCAACATCGCGGCGACCAGTGAAGAGCAGAAGTTCACCCGTATCCCGGAACGCGCCGGCTGGAAACTGAACCCGGACGCTGCCTACGTGCACATCACCCCGAACGAAACCATTCATGGCGTCGAATTTCTGGAAACGCCGGACGTCGGTGACGTGCCATTGGTGGGCGATTTTTCGTCCACCATCCTGTCGCGGCCGGTCGATGTGTCGAAGTACGGGCTGATCTATGCCGGTGCCCAGAAGAACATCGGGCCGGCGGGTCTGACCATCGTCATCGTCCGCGATGACCTGATCGGCAAAACCACCCCCGAGCTGCCGGCGATCTTCAATTACGCCGAGCAGGCCGCAAACGATTCCATGTTGAACACGCCGCCGACCTTTGCCTGGTACATGGCGGGTCTGGTGTTCAAATACCTGCTCGCCAACGGTGGGCTGGAACGGATGGCCGAGATCAACCAGCGCAAGGCGGCCAAGTTGTACGCCTATATCGACGGCGAAGCGTTCTACAGCAACCCGGTGGATCCCGCCTGCCGGTCGTGGATGAACCTGCCATTCACGCTGGCCGACGCCGCGCTCGATGGGGCGTTTCTGCAGGGGGCCAAGGCGGCGGGCCTGTCCGGATTGAAAGGGCACCGCGCCGTCGGTGGCATGCGCGCGTCGATCTACAACGCGATGCCTGAAGCGGGCGTGGATGCGCTCATCGACTACATGAAGCAGTTTGCGAAGACAAACGGCTAA
- a CDS encoding crotonase/enoyl-CoA hydratase family protein, whose protein sequence is MSTVNYLDRVRVETDADGVATVSLTRADKHNGFDLDMMDALIRAARALRRQRGLRAVILRGDGPSFCAGLDFKAVLSQRRRALLAFTQLWWPFRNRFQAVNLLWRELPVPVVAAIRGNCFGAGIQLAAGADLRFATADARLSIMESKWGLIPDMGATVTLRHLLRRDVVMDLVMTGRVVGGQEACALGLVTAVADDPEAAARAWIDQVLTRSPDAVAAGKRLFDAAWDDSAAAGLGAERRWQRRLMGGANQRASVARHLRGQEQPFAPTRIR, encoded by the coding sequence ATGTCGACGGTCAACTACCTGGATCGGGTGCGGGTCGAGACGGACGCTGACGGCGTTGCCACCGTCAGCCTGACCCGCGCCGACAAGCACAACGGGTTTGACCTCGACATGATGGATGCGCTGATCCGCGCCGCCAGGGCCTTGCGGCGTCAACGCGGGTTGCGCGCGGTGATTCTGAGAGGTGATGGCCCCAGCTTCTGTGCGGGGCTGGACTTCAAGGCGGTGCTGTCACAACGGCGCCGCGCATTGCTGGCCTTTACCCAGCTGTGGTGGCCGTTTCGCAATCGCTTTCAGGCCGTCAATCTGCTCTGGCGCGAGCTGCCGGTGCCGGTAGTGGCGGCCATCCGCGGCAACTGCTTCGGGGCCGGCATCCAGCTGGCGGCGGGGGCTGATCTCCGCTTTGCGACCGCGGATGCGCGGTTGTCGATCATGGAGTCGAAATGGGGCCTGATCCCCGACATGGGTGCCACCGTCACGCTACGGCACCTGTTGCGGCGCGACGTGGTGATGGATCTGGTCATGACCGGCCGCGTCGTCGGCGGGCAAGAGGCGTGCGCGCTCGGCCTGGTGACCGCGGTCGCGGATGACCCCGAGGCCGCCGCGCGGGCCTGGATTGATCAGGTGCTGACGCGCTCGCCCGATGCGGTCGCTGCTGGCAAGCGCTTGTTCGACGCGGCGTGGGATGACTCCGCCGCAGCCGGCCTCGGCGCAGAACGGCGTTGGCAGCGCCGGTTGATGGGGGGTGCCAACCAGCGCGCCTCGGTGGCCCGTCACCTGCGGGGGCAGGAACAGCCCTTCGCCCCGACCCGTATTCGCTGA
- a CDS encoding PIN domain-containing protein gives MSYLLDAETLIGAVKGRLPVVLRLGGLKPDDVAVSVISRVEVEAALRSQPRINSRHGKLLKELLAAVRVIDFDAGCAQQAGTLGAYLQQSGEPLPPLDLLVAATALAHQATLVTPRTAQFSRVPQLELEHWC, from the coding sequence GTGAGTTACCTGCTGGATGCCGAAACCCTCATCGGCGCCGTCAAGGGGCGCTTGCCGGTGGTGTTGCGGCTCGGTGGGCTGAAGCCTGATGACGTGGCGGTGTCGGTGATCAGTCGGGTGGAAGTCGAGGCGGCGCTGCGCAGTCAGCCGCGCATCAACAGCCGCCACGGCAAGTTGCTCAAGGAGCTGTTGGCGGCGGTGCGGGTAATCGACTTCGATGCCGGCTGTGCACAGCAGGCAGGTACGTTGGGCGCCTATCTGCAGCAGTCAGGTGAGCCGCTGCCGCCGCTGGACCTGCTGGTGGCGGCGACTGCGCTGGCGCATCAGGCAACGCTGGTGACGCCGCGCACCGCGCAGTTTTCGCGGGTGCCGCAGCTGGAACTGGAGCACTGGTGCTAA
- the pheA gene encoding prephenate dehydratase: MMPETLTDARARIDTLDEQIQQLISQRARIAQQVALIKQRAGDSGDHYRPAREAEVLRAAMARNSGPLTDDTVARLMREVMSACLSLESPLTVAYLGPEGTYTQAAVAKAFGDAVTARPLAAIDEIFRDVESGAADYGVVPVENSIGGIVSHTLDALVHTRLTICGEVTLPVHHHLLSRHARMDEVTVVYAHPQSFAQCRKWLDARMPRAEREAVASNGEAARIVAEQGGAAIAGLPAARLYDLSILASNIEDDPSNTTRFLVIGKQSPTRTGGDITSLVVSAHRNQPGALFRLLQPFADVGLDLTRIESRPMKGAPVQDYFFFIDFAGHQQDEVVRQALDAVQADAAFFKILGSYPKAVV, encoded by the coding sequence ATGATGCCCGAGACCCTCACCGACGCCCGTGCCCGGATCGACACGCTGGACGAACAGATCCAGCAACTGATCAGCCAACGCGCACGCATTGCCCAGCAGGTTGCATTGATCAAGCAGCGCGCGGGGGACAGTGGCGATCACTATCGGCCCGCCCGCGAAGCCGAGGTATTACGCGCTGCGATGGCGCGCAATAGCGGGCCGCTGACTGACGATACCGTGGCCCGGCTGATGCGCGAGGTGATGTCCGCCTGTCTGTCACTGGAGTCGCCCCTGACCGTTGCCTACCTCGGGCCGGAAGGGACTTACACCCAGGCGGCTGTGGCCAAGGCCTTCGGCGACGCCGTCACCGCCCGGCCGCTGGCGGCCATCGACGAAATTTTTCGGGATGTTGAGAGTGGCGCCGCCGACTACGGCGTGGTGCCGGTGGAGAATTCCATCGGCGGCATCGTCAGCCATACGCTGGACGCGCTGGTGCACACCCGTCTCACCATTTGCGGCGAAGTGACCCTGCCGGTGCATCATCACCTGCTGTCGCGGCATGCGCGCATGGATGAGGTGACGGTGGTCTACGCCCACCCGCAGTCGTTCGCCCAGTGCCGCAAGTGGCTGGATGCGCGGATGCCGCGTGCCGAGCGGGAGGCGGTGGCCAGCAACGGCGAGGCCGCACGCATCGTGGCCGAACAGGGGGGTGCGGCCATTGCCGGACTGCCGGCAGCGCGTTTGTACGACCTGTCGATCCTGGCCAGCAATATCGAGGATGATCCCAGCAACACCACCCGCTTCCTGGTGATCGGCAAGCAGTCGCCGACACGCACCGGCGGCGACATCACCAGTCTGGTGGTCTCGGCGCATCGCAATCAGCCGGGTGCATTGTTCCGGCTGTTGCAGCCCTTCGCTGATGTCGGACTGGACCTGACACGGATCGAGTCGCGGCCGATGAAGGGGGCGCCAGTGCAGGATTATTTCTTCTTCATCGATTTCGCCGGTCACCAGCAGGACGAGGTGGTCAGGCAGGCGCTGGATGCGGTGCAGGCCGACGCGGCGTTTTTCAAGATACTGGGGTCTTACCCGAAGGCGGTGGTTTGA
- a CDS encoding ribbon-helix-helix protein, CopG family, whose product MNFSVHIDEATLGRLQAAVEREGLTRNRIIVMAVQEWLARNEARDWPESLRGHFRNPAPALDDDTLDVQAWRQALGEAQAVRW is encoded by the coding sequence ATGAACTTCAGCGTCCACATTGACGAAGCCACGCTCGGCCGGCTGCAGGCCGCTGTCGAGCGCGAGGGGCTGACCCGCAACCGCATCATCGTGATGGCGGTGCAGGAGTGGCTGGCGCGCAACGAGGCGCGTGACTGGCCAGAATCCCTGCGGGGCCATTTCCGCAATCCGGCACCGGCACTCGACGACGACACGCTCGATGTCCAGGCCTGGCGGCAGGCGCTTGGTGAGGCGCAGGCGGTGCGCTGGTGA
- a CDS encoding phosphoglycerate dehydrogenase, translating to MLKVQTLNNISVQGLNRLPRELYEVASDIAQPDAVLVRSADMHKMEIPASIKAIGRAGAGTNNIPVAAMSKRGVPVFNAPGANANAVKELVLAGMLLAARNIGPALDFVRKLDGDDKALHEAVEAGKKKFVGFELPGRSLGVIGLGAIGVKLANAAVELGMDVWGFDPAMTVNNAWKLDARVRQALSVDDLMARSQFVSVHVPLIDATRGLINADRLKLMKKQGVVLNFARAGIVDEAAMIEALNSGTMHAYVCDFPSNALKGHPRVVATPHLGASTGEAEDNCAVMVADQIRDFLEAGNVRNSVNFPEAVMPLLPGKTRLAIVNENVPNMVGQISTVLAKAELNIADLLNKSRGDLAYTLVDLDSGLPESAVQALSAIKGVLTVRVIAG from the coding sequence ATGCTGAAAGTACAGACGCTCAACAACATCTCCGTACAAGGTCTCAACCGGCTGCCGCGGGAGCTCTATGAAGTTGCTTCCGACATCGCACAGCCGGACGCCGTGCTGGTGCGCTCGGCCGACATGCACAAGATGGAGATCCCGGCTAGCATCAAGGCCATCGGCCGCGCCGGTGCCGGGACCAACAACATTCCGGTTGCCGCGATGAGCAAGCGCGGCGTGCCGGTCTTCAATGCCCCCGGCGCAAACGCCAATGCCGTCAAGGAATTGGTGCTGGCGGGCATGCTGCTGGCGGCACGCAACATCGGCCCGGCGCTGGATTTCGTGCGCAAGCTGGACGGTGATGACAAGGCGCTGCACGAGGCGGTGGAGGCCGGCAAGAAGAAGTTCGTCGGTTTCGAGCTGCCCGGCCGCAGCTTGGGGGTGATCGGACTCGGTGCCATCGGCGTCAAGTTGGCCAATGCCGCGGTCGAATTGGGCATGGACGTCTGGGGATTCGACCCCGCGATGACCGTCAACAACGCCTGGAAGCTCGATGCCCGGGTGCGTCAGGCGCTGTCGGTTGACGACCTGATGGCGCGCTCGCAGTTCGTGTCGGTTCACGTGCCGTTGATCGATGCCACCCGCGGTCTGATCAACGCCGACCGCCTCAAATTGATGAAGAAGCAGGGCGTGGTGCTCAATTTCGCGCGCGCTGGCATCGTCGATGAAGCCGCGATGATCGAGGCACTCAATTCCGGCACGATGCACGCCTACGTCTGCGACTTTCCCTCAAATGCCTTGAAAGGGCACCCGCGGGTGGTGGCGACGCCGCATCTGGGCGCCTCCACGGGCGAAGCCGAAGACAACTGCGCGGTGATGGTCGCCGATCAGATCCGTGACTTCCTCGAGGCCGGCAATGTACGCAACTCGGTCAACTTCCCCGAGGCGGTGATGCCGCTGTTGCCGGGCAAGACCCGGCTGGCCATCGTCAACGAAAACGTGCCGAACATGGTGGGGCAGATCTCGACGGTGCTGGCGAAGGCGGAACTCAATATCGCTGACCTGTTGAACAAGTCACGTGGCGACCTGGCCTACACTCTGGTGGATCTCGATAGCGGGCTGCCGGAGTCGGCGGTCCAGGCATTGTCGGCGATCAAGGGTGTGCTGACGGTCCGGGTGATCGCCGGCTGA